Within Xiphias gladius isolate SHS-SW01 ecotype Sanya breed wild chromosome 14, ASM1685928v1, whole genome shotgun sequence, the genomic segment ATTACCGTGTTAGAGACACAACTTGTAATTGTTAAGGACAATCATTGACATGGGTAGGCTCGCTTTAAGTACACCATCCCAAAATTTGTCATGATATGAACCGAGTCTGGGGACTTTGTTTTGACACGCTAACTCTATTGCAATGTGTCCATAAAGAGGTaatctaatatatatattttatatactcAAACCAGAGAAAGTAAGTTCcgataaaaccacaaatgtgtggcaatttcttaaaaaataaatgatggaaGAGTTAAGATTTGTCttgttttggaagaaaaaaaaaaaaaaaaaacaaacaaacagatatggCAGTAAAATCAATATCCAAACGTTAAGGCACTAGGTGGGCCAAATGCTACACCTGTTTAGTCTTCTACAAATAATTTACAATTCAAACAGTGCAGTTTTACATTTGTTAActtaatgttttccttttgaacCATTTATCTATGAATCAATGTAAGGCAatacattacaaaaaataaacaatacaaaaaaaaaaaatattacaatgtaccaaataaaaaaaaaaaaaaaaaaaaaaaattaattaagttTTAGGACTCCTATATGCCGATACAATGGAATATTCCTTATGGCTTggagcaataaaaataattataataaaaataatgcataGATTTAAATGATGATCTTGCATGCTCCTCACTCAATACTCAAAAAATCTAATACTCATGTCCCAATACTCTGTCCAAAACCTGATAAGTGACTTGCAGAGTGATAAGAATAAAGGCAAAAAGGCCAGAGACAGTAGATGAAGgcatcagtcatttttttgtagCTGGAAACAGAAGTATGCTTGCATTTAGCTTGAGTATCTGTCAGGTGGGGaaagaaattacaaaacagATATTCATTTTCCACCCCTGAGACACAACCACTCACTGCAGATCTGAAATCCCTGTATGACAGTACCTTAAACCGAACACATACTTGCAGGAGTCCCAGCGAAACCCCCTTTTAACTTCCCGCTTCCATCAGAACTGTCATATAGTATGAAAACACAGATGGCTCCAGGAGTCCCTCTATATTGCTGCACTGTCCATGTTTAGTTCAAGACAAGTGTGCCATCTTCTGGTAGAAATGGAGAGCTGCAAGTTTGCTGAGTTGGATGATGGTTTTCTCTTGAAGGAAGGCGGCAGAGGGGGTTTCAGGCCTCTTAATGTCCATGATGCCTTGTGTCTGACATGTGTTGCAATTTTCCAGCGCTGGTTATTTATTGatatatcttttctttttagtgaATTTTCTATGTAATACAGGTTTCTCCATTTTTTGAGGATGAGGAACGGTTCAGATGGTTAGCTGAAAGAGAGAATAGAGATAGGTGTCCagtaaaagaaatcaaatgtcTTAACCTTGGTTAGTAACCCAATTTAAGTCAACATACAATGGAAAAGCTTGTTTACAGACACTGCAACACCGTTAAAACCTTTGCATCATGTTTGACGGGAATTGTAAAAATCCTTTATGTGGACCATTTTAAGGAGAGTTGTATAGTAAGTCTATAAGTTAGTTACTAAACCCAACAACACATTAGTGCCAATTAGAAAAACGAGAATCCCCAGTGTCAACGGGAAAAAGCCCAGGAgtcaaccaaccaaccaaccaggAAGTGTCTCATGTTAGAAACACCCAGTAACACAATTAATAAATAGACGAGTTTAAAGCTGTAGacaaaaagtctaaaaaaaaaaaaaaaacatcaacactttCTGAAGAAGTTCCTGTCAACACGTGCTGGATGTTGTGTCTGCTGCTTGGAGGCTGGACTGCGCTCTGCTACAACACAGGAGACAAACAGCAGGTCATGTGACTGACTTGACCACATCTCAGCCCACCAGATGGGATAAAATACGACTTCTGACTGCAGCACACCCTCACTTACTGCATAAAACCATATTACGGTGTCTCATTAAAGGCCATGCAGTTAGCCATAGCTATTTGAAGATTAGtgtctgaaggaaaaaaaaaacaaaaaaaaaaaaaaacgtatttatATGCAACcagggtaaaaaaataaaataaaaaaataaaaatcataaaaaaaaataatagacagCTCGAAAGCACAGAAGTTAGTCCCAGATTGTCAAGTTACCTCAGCTTTCCTGTATTGCTTTTAGGGTTCCTGCGGAAGGACTGGTTTGGTCCAGAGCGAGTGGACATAGAACGAGGAGAGGCTCTTGAAAATGTAGATGGTGGGGTCTTGGGAATCTTCTTTCCAAGGTGACCAATCCATTTCTTTTGCTCATCTTGGGTCAGGGCCAGCAGGAGCATGTCCCGGGCAGAGGTCACATCATAATTTACTGGAGGGGACAACATAAGATGATGTTTATCAAGACTCATCTCTGACAAATATGACATCAAGGTAACCTGCATGTAAAGGCTTTACGGCagcaactaaggattattttcattactgataaTCAGCCTTTTATATTCTTGTCCTTATAACCTAATTTTACAAAGCCCAACTGCTATATTTCAATGGCTTGCTTTGTCCCACCAATAGTCCATAACCTAAAAAGATCCGGTCTACTATCATAGAAGACAAGGaaatccaaaaaacatttaaggaGCTGGAACCCttatatttttgcaatttttgctttttaaaaaaatgatttaaatgattaatctcTATCAATCTATCAAGATCATTCcaggttaattttctgttgataggGCTTATCAACCATTCCTTAAACTTTACAATGTAAACATCAACTGTAAAGTACCTTAAAACATTTAAGGTTAATTACAGCTCATCAGCTATAcagtaattataaaataattctAGGTACAATATATAATAGCTGTAAGAGTAAAGCTATGTCTGCCATCATCACATCTTAGACCAACGAGAAGAAGACTGTTGGCAGGTTACCTTTGCAAGGAGCAATAACGTCCTCCTTTTTGTCGAGGTGGTCCTTGTGGCACTTGACGTGGCAGCGGCGACACTCCAGGGCCGGAGGCGGCTTGAAGACGTGCCACAGAGGCTTGGAGCAGGCCTCACAGTTTGAAGGGAAGTGATATAGCGTGGGGATGAACTCGTGGCCTTTGTGTGGGAGGCAGTTGGTCTTGTCGCCCTGAGGGACCGTCTCCATGTCCGCCTCCTTCCTGCACTCCCCCTCGTTGGCATACAGAATCTGaatacagacagagaaaaggagtgCCTTGTCAGTCACTCTGCCTCAAAGTATGCATTTCTAAGACAGAGCAGAACttcaaaaatctgacattttgagATCAGAAGTAAATATAGAGGAGGAGATGTGGTTGgaagtgaatttaaaaatctaGAGACACCTCCAGGACAAGAAAAGGCCTCCTACCTGGAATATCCTTGGAATCTCTTCTGTCTCAGCCCGGTACACATCTCCTTGAGTGACTGGTCTCACATGAAATAGTTTGCTGCACCAGAAGACACAAAATTagcatttacatataaataaatctatCTGCAACATCACCTCTGTAGATAAATCGTTTTCTTGTAGTAcgcatttttctgaaaaattgtGACCGTCAAAAAGAGCaaacaacaggaacaaaaaaTACTTACTCGATATCTAGTACCATTGAGGGGTTGGACTGTTCCTTATCCAGCTCATCATTGTAGAACAGAATTTTCTTGCTGCTCACCACCACATACTGCAAATATTAAAAGGACAATGAAAGGAAGGCTGATGTTGTCTATGGGTTTGGCAGCATTCTTTATAGCAGCAtaacaaagttaaataaaatgctGGTGAACAGAGGAAATGCCAGAACAACACACCTGCTTCTTCCATCCGTATCGCTTGATATTAGCACGATTAGGAATGGACAGCCAACCCTCCAATCTGGATTCTGGAAAGCAGCCGAGATGTGAAAAAGTTACAAATCAATGCAGTGGGTTCAGAAGACACTGGCCATGCAGTGATAAAATCCAAACTAAActggggaagaagaaaaaaaaaaaaaaaaatcaagtcccATAGGTCATAATTGCTTGTAACACCAGGTGAACCTCTCAAGGTGTTCTGCCAGCATTATGGAAACTGCACTGGAGTAGGTGACAAGGGATGAATTTAGATATCCCATGCTGGTACTACACACTCCCCATGCCGGAGGAAAATATTAGACATAGGTAAGTCCTTTTTACAGCATGTTAACAGAGCATGGAAGATTTTATCGtttaaaattatgcaaaaagcTCTATTATAGCTTTGCAGCAGGAATTAcgtgtttattttcttccaatTAGCTTGACCACTCACTCCTTTaatagaaacaaacacatacagtatatgcattaTTTGGTgttaaaattataatttcaagtgcatgcagctgaaaaaacacaagctaAACAGGAACAGTGAACTAAGAGGGGCTTGTCTGCTAAACGTGACATTGTGAGGGAGATCTTTGTGTCCAAAATGAGCAGTACCTCTACGTGAACATGccgacgaaaaaaaaaaacaaaaaactaaacaataagAGTGTTAAGTGTTTGAAGCACACAGTGCCATGAATTAAAACCAGGTTTTTCAGCTTCAAGACACATTTTGAAAGGTGCTAAGAGTGATATGGTAATCTTCACACAGGGTGTAGTCAGTAACCTCTGATCTAATGTGGTCACTTTACCATTAGGAATGACCTTGTGACATTAAGCAAATTCACTGCTGGCATTTTCATTTAACACCCTGTTAATATTAGTCAGTGAATTTTGTTGTTCAGACTGTTTTGacaatttataaatgtaatttactcCCCACTCTATAAGGCTTCTTTCAAAAGTGTTTCATGAATTCCCCAAACAGAGATGGCTTGTATCACCTCTGGAAAAAGAAAGCTTAAGAAAATCAGGggcaaaaagacaaacacacaacagctgcagcagcacaggcCAAGCAAAAGGGGCTTGTCCGCTCAGTTACTCACAGAGGGAAAGGAATAGAAGTTACAAAGATAAGAAGAGCAAGGAGAACCAACTGGACATGagggaaataaagagagaatgaTTTAACCACAAACACCAGCAATACATGAAAACAGACCTGATGAGTTTACCGTCATTCATTTTGAACAACTGTTAATCAGCATAGGGCAGTTAAGTACAGTAGCTTGACTTTAATAGGTCCATGACTGCCTCAGCTTTCTACCTAAATGTACCAAACTTAAATCCACAGGTACCTGTTGTACAGTAAGTTCAATAAACACCTGCTGCTATGTTCTAAATATACACAACAAATTTTCTGACAGTAAATCATTTCTTTTAACTCCCTAAAAGCATGAATTAGACATTCGGCacaaaaaggaacaaaactGGGTGCTGAAAGCACCACAAGGTAGCAATCTCTAAAAGTGGTAAGTCCTTTTTGTTAAtaagttgatttaaaaaaaaaaaaaaaaaaaaataatcgcATACACAGGATTATTATTTGGGAATCCTGTCTACATACAACCTACGTTAATCAAGACACAGTCAAGTTctgtaacaacagaaaaatcttaaaacactttataattggaaaatacagtgtgttattaaaagaaaatacagggAGGAAGACAAAAGCATGGCCATTTCCCAGCTATGTAGATGCTACTAAACGTTTTACCTGCAGAGGAATCCTGTATTTGAGACTTGTGTTCCTTAAGTGTAAGTACCAGAAGCAGCAGTGTCCAGTTAGCCCCTGTGGTGACCTTACCTGCGATGTTGCTGTCCGTCTCATCTGTCTGCAAACTGGTGACACTTGAGTTATCCATGCGCTGTTGCAAGTCGTTCAGTTTCTCCCGAAGCTGCTCGATGTCGCTCTCCTTGCTGTCCAGCTGCATCTGCAGCTCGTTGCGATATGTGCATTCTTCTGCCAGTTGCTGTTGGAGAGAAAGTGGAGagttaaaaacaaggaaaagtcCTACGTGATTATACTATCCTCTAGCCAGGGTGCTATGTTATCTTACCGCTTGCATCTCGCTCAATTCCTTCTGATACTTGATGGCCATGTGGTTAAACTTCTCCTTCTCCTGGTTAAGCTCAAGCTGAAGCTTGCggttctctttctctttcttccgCAGATCCGCAGTACTGCCCTTCTTCTTCTGGTCCAACTTCATGTCCTTGCGGTTCATGATCTCTGCCAGCTTGTTCACCGCCTGACAGATAGGGGTAAATAAATCAGCCACTGTTCTCCACTTGCATTACCACCAACTTGATTAAAAAGGCGCATCTTTACCTGAGTCTTAAGTGTGCGCTCTGTGTTGAGGACCTTCTCAAAGTTGGCCTTGATTGTATTTGCAATCTCCTCCTTCTGAGCTGCATACTCTGTAAAGGAAAAGAGAGTCAGCTcgtacagaaaaataatttaataacaatACTGCAGGGAGACATAAAGGTCAAATGGATGGTACCTTCTTCCTGAGTATGAAGCTTCTCATTCAAATCAGCCTTCTCTTTGCTGAGGTTCTCCACATCTTTGGTCAGAGTTTTATTGGATTCCTCAAGCTGCACAGATATTTCAAAGTTATTATTTTTCCCACTCAAAGTTGAGACTATAAATTTGATTAATACTATATCTTACTGAAAGAAGAAATTATGCTGTCATCGTGGGGGGTTGATAAAACTAGAGTTGCAGAACTACATTTCAGGTTTTGCTCACCCGTGCAATAGTAGCCTCCTTTTCCCCAATCTCCTGTTTGTGTCTAGTCACTGCCTTCTTGTTCTCCTGGCTGAGCTCAAAGTACTGTTCCTCCTGAAGTGCCCGGGCAAGCTGCTCTGACTCAGCCTTGGTCACTGTCAGATCCAACTGGGCAGAAAGCGAGTCCCTTTTTCCAggataaaacaaattttatgaGTTAGTGAAACAAAATCCTCATCAAAATCCTCTCAGATatcagacaacaacaaaatctcAACAAAGCAACAGGACATAAAAGCATTAGCTGGTCAACAATCAATATTTGGACGGTTAAATCTATGAGTCACAGGACTGCAGTGTGCATAAAGAGAATTTAGTTTCTTACCTTTCACTGCACAATTCCTGCACTTTTTTATGAGCCTCTTGTACCTGCCGGTTCCTTTCCTCAATCTCCTCTTTTAGTTCCTTGACCTGAGTTTTGTAAAGTGTCTGAAGGAGGACAGACAGATAAATTTAGACCATGGCTTTCACACTGAATAAAGAGGACAGAGACACTGGAGGACTGGGACTTGTACttacagaaaaatactgttcGGCTTCAAGCTGGTCCTGAAGTTCCCTCATCTGTCCCTCGTTGCCTCTGTATTGTCTGGTAACACATCACAAACATTAGGtacttaatttaaattttttttcattaaatccaGGTATCTGGCTAATTTTACATACCCACAAATTTGAGCACTTTCTAAAAAACACTCTTTAGCCAGGCAAACAGAACCAGCCTCTAAGTCAGCCACTGTGGTAAATGCACCTAGCAGCACAACCAGCAGCACAACCTGCAGCACTGGCTGCTGTGCTTGCCAGGGGATTAGCAATGGAGTGGATGGCGCTGGACTCACATTAAACCCTAATCCTGTGTTGTAAACACCCTGTCACAGAACAGCTTTGGCATAGTCACCCTCTAAGATGGAATAATAGCACTTATTTGAAAATAGCAGGCAATTGTAGGGCAATTTACGCCTTGACTTCCAAAGAGCATTACTGAGCAGTGCAGTAATGACATAAAATCAGAACTCCTGGCTGGAGCTATTGCCAGTTTGTTTGAGAGTAAAAATAACTGGCACAATTGCGTAAGAAACCTCAAATTTCCTATTTTCctagaaaaaatataaaaaggaaatagtCTGTTTATTCTAATTTCTGTTCTGCTTCTATTTGTTTATTCTATACACATTAAATTAGACAATGTCTCGTGTAATTAAAGTAGTGGATGGACTGCATatatatttcatgaaaaaaaatagcaatcAATTATACAATtagaattttttaaacattctaATGCAGAAAGACCACTCACTTGGTCAGCTGTGCCAGCTGGAACTCCAGCGAGCGTTTACTCTCTAGTGCTGTGTTTATCTCCTGTTTGAGCTGCTTCTCTGAACACCTAAGACGGTCCACCTCCTGCGTGCGGCTTTTCAGGTCATTCTGAGCCAGGACACGCTTGCTCGACTCCTGTTCTACCTGTATCCGCAGATTCTTCACCTGGAGAAGGAAAACATAAGAGAGGTAAGAAATCACAGATACAAGGCACAGTAATGCTGTGCAAGGCAAGGTGAAAGGGATCCCTTACCTCATCTTCAAGCCTTTCCTTTTGCTTCATCAGCTGCTCCATCTTCTGCACAGACTGCTTGAGGTCAAACTCTAGCATTGAGCACTGCTTCTCGACCTCCACTACCCGGCTCTCAGCTCTCATCCTCGCTCCATTTTCCTCAGACATTTTTTGCTGAACAGCTGGAATAGCAAAATGAAAGACTGAATATCAAGCAAACTGATCACCTCATATGATAAATTTGGTGTTTTGGTCACTGGATAATCCTGGATTCCTGAACAATGCATCTGTCCAATATGTACCAAATCTGACGGTTACCTTCCATATTCAATAAACATATAGAGGACTGGAGGAACCCAAACTATGTGTTGTGATCATTTATCAGTGTCTGAATATCAGTTGGAataaatgtgacaatgtgacagCTGGATTAACACAAAATCTGATTATCAGCGACTAAtgcacattttctcacttttttcccttttttgatctctgtttttttcaaatgaaccttgttttctgtaaaataatAGTGGGAAATATTCAGGactttttttgatgaaaatcagTAGACATGGACAAAGATGGGCCCTAATTTTTATTAAGAGAACCTCAGCATGGAAGAAATTTGCCAAGGAAAGGCTGGAGTCTATTCCAGTATACACTAGGTGAAAGGCAAGAAATCACCTGGGCAGATCATCATTCAATTGCAAAAACTGCTTTAGAGTCCAGCTTTAATATGCAATGAGGTAATGCCCTGACACGCTGACTGGATTACACTCCTTGAATTCCTCCCACCCAAACAGCCCCTGGAGGCGTGTCTGATCAGATTgtagaaaagaaagacaaagcagGAAGAAGGCGATGCGGCGAGGaagaagttaaataaaataaaggtggaaaggcaataaaaaattagaaagagtgtgaaggaaaaaaacagaatggtagaaagaaagaaagaaagaaagaaagaaaggaattaaacagaaaaaagcagggTGAAAAACAGTGAGTAGGGCATGCTCTGACATAGGACTGGCATACCATTCATGGCAGCTGATTTGGCTTCTTCAATAGACTCATATTTGTCAGTGAGCTGTGCCCGCGTCACCCTGTGCTCAGTCTGTTCCTGCTCCAGACGTTGCTGCAAGGTCTTCAGTTTGTAGTTCAGGTCTATCTCCAGGTTGTTCTTTTCCTAAAGGGAGGGTAAGAGCGAGGCAAAAAACATGAAGCAAACTGAACACACCACTCTCCATATATCtaattaaaattacacaaaataacaGCAATTCTTAAAACTGTAGAGGGTAGACGCACTtacataaatgcaaaaacattgcTACTGCTAGTACTTCCTGTATATACCTTCTCCAGGTTATTGCTCCTTTCCTGGGCCTGTTTACGTTCTGCCTCCACTTTGGAGAGGCTGAGCTTCAAGTTTTTGTTATCCTCTTGTAGCCCTGACATCCTCGCTGGGAATGAAAGATAGAGACAAACAGAATCATGGTGTTTATGATCTGAATCTGGTATTTTCGGATATTTGATAGATTTCACAGTCTGTCTCTTGAACTTCTTTGACATACTGGTTGACTTGAAGAAAATCACTTCAGAGTTCCTCCAGCCCAACTTAATTATGACTTTCAAATCTTGTTTCCCATTAAAAATATAACTGTCTGACAGATAAATCAGAGACTGATTTGGCTGCTGTGGGCGTTGTCAGTGCTTGGGCATGTCTGATATCAGTGGGAGAGTGAGGGATGACTTCTATTACATGGAATTTGTCCAGCTGTGTCAAATGTCTGAATGAGAGAGATTATTAGTCTTAAAGAGTGATTTGGAACCACGCAGAGTtggtttaaaatattcaaattctgCCTGGGGGGattgttcatttcttttctcctgAATCTGTATTTTATACACCCCTATGCAGCTTTGTCTTCAAAGTAAGTTTTTCACTCTGTTGTGACAAACATCAAAtcccattttaaaatataagcAATGCAGCTTGGATTTGGTCAAAATGTCATGGATTTTAGCCTATGTTTTttgaagtgttgaatttgcatgtgTCTGTGGGTCACCTTGCAGCTCCCTGATCTCTTCTGATCCCTGACTATAGTTCCTCCTCTCAGAGTCCAGAGTGCTCTGAAGAAGCAGGATGTCCTTCTCCAGCTGCCCCTTCTCTCCGTCTGCTGCACGGCTCCTCTCCAGCAGGTCACGGTTCAAGCTTTCCAGCTGGCTCATTGACTTTGCCATCTCCATGTGGCTCTTCCTCAGTCTCGCTGCCGTGTCTGACTCTGCACGCAGCAGGTCATTGGCCTCCTCCAGCTGCCAATCAAAACAGAGAGTTGGAAGGGATAAAGTTTAATATATTGTCCTCGAGTAGTCCAgaatgtgtgtgcgcatgtgcatGTATACTGTACCTGATTCTGAAGCTGGGCAATCTTGTCATTGCAGGCCTGTGAGTTCTGGCTGATCTTCCTCATATCTTCAAGCTGCTCCTTTAAAGTTGAGACTAAAAATAATCAGACAGGAAATTAATTAGACAGGGCTTCATTTAAAATCCTatttcaaaaccaaacaaaataacattCCTGATTCCTGATTAAAATTATGTGAAATTATGTGCAAAGTATATCAAGTCTTCATTCCTAACAGTTTATAGTTCGTTAATCCACTTAGAGCCATTTTATCAACAGCTATCTACATCTGCAGCACCTCATAATCCTTACCCTCATTCTCTAAATTGCgtctcttctctgcctcctggtcAGCTTTTCTTTGGTACTCCGTGAATCTGTGCTGCAGCATGATCTTGTCCTTCTCCAGCAGAGACATGCTGGCCTCTGCACTCTTCCTAAG encodes:
- the rock1 gene encoding rho-associated protein kinase 1 isoform X2 — translated: MSAGESLEARFEKIDAMLKDPKSEINTDCLLDGLDALVYDLDFPALRKNKSIDNFLNRYKETISNIRDLRMKAEDYEVVKVIGRGAFGEVQLVRHKATSKVYAMKLLSKFEMIKRSDSAFFWEERDIMAFADSAWVVQLFFAFQDDRYLYMVMEYMPGGDLVNLMSNYDVPEKWARFYTAEVVLALDGIHSMGFIHRDVKPDNMLLDKAGHLKLADFGTCMKMNKDGMVRCDTAVGTPDYISPEVLKSQGGDGYYGRECDWWSVGVFLYEMLVGDTPFYADSLVGTYSKIMNHKNALTFPEDSDISNDAKNLICAFLTDREVRLGRNGVDEIKRHPFFKNDQWTWENIRETAAPVVPELSSDTDTSNFDDIEEDRGEEETFPIPKAFVGNQLPFVGFTYYSNQHLLRSSTIKTSDKRSSSTKEDKSHLENLQKRIYHLEEQLHSEMQLKDELEQKCRTSNTKIDKIMKELDEEANLRKSAEASMSLLEKDKIMLQHRFTEYQRKADQEAEKRRNLENEVSTLKEQLEDMRKISQNSQACNDKIAQLQNQLEEANDLLRAESDTAARLRKSHMEMAKSMSQLESLNRDLLERSRAADGEKGQLEKDILLLQSTLDSERRNYSQGSEEIRELQARMSGLQEDNKNLKLSLSKVEAERKQAQERSNNLEKEKNNLEIDLNYKLKTLQQRLEQEQTEHRVTRAQLTDKYESIEEAKSAAMNAVQQKMSEENGARMRAESRVVEVEKQCSMLEFDLKQSVQKMEQLMKQKERLEDEVKNLRIQVEQESSKRVLAQNDLKSRTQEVDRLRCSEKQLKQEINTALESKRSLEFQLAQLTKQYRGNEGQMRELQDQLEAEQYFSTLYKTQVKELKEEIEERNRQVQEAHKKVQELCSERDSLSAQLDLTVTKAESEQLARALQEEQYFELSQENKKAVTRHKQEIGEKEATIARLEESNKTLTKDVENLSKEKADLNEKLHTQEEEYAAQKEEIANTIKANFEKVLNTERTLKTQAVNKLAEIMNRKDMKLDQKKKGSTADLRKKEKENRKLQLELNQEKEKFNHMAIKYQKELSEMQAQLAEECTYRNELQMQLDSKESDIEQLREKLNDLQQRMDNSSVTSLQTDETDSNIAESRLEGWLSIPNRANIKRYGWKKQYVVVSSKKILFYNDELDKEQSNPSMVLDIDKLFHVRPVTQGDVYRAETEEIPRIFQILYANEGECRKEADMETVPQGDKTNCLPHKGHEFIPTLYHFPSNCEACSKPLWHVFKPPPALECRRCHVKCHKDHLDKKEDVIAPCKVNYDVTSARDMLLLALTQDEQKKWIGHLGKKIPKTPPSTFSRASPRSMSTRSGPNQSFRRNPKSNTGKLS
- the rock1 gene encoding rho-associated protein kinase 1 isoform X1 gives rise to the protein MSAGESLEARFEKIDAMLKDPKSEINTDCLLDGLDALVYDLDFPALRKNKSIDNFLNRYKETISNIRDLRMKAEDYEVVKVIGRGAFGEVQLVRHKATSKVYAMKLLSKFEMIKRSDSAFFWEERDIMAFADSAWVVQLFFAFQDDRYLYMVMEYMPGGDLVNLMSNYDVPEKWARFYTAEVVLALDGIHSMGFIHRDVKPDNMLLDKAGHLKLADFGTCMKMNKDGMVRCDTAVGTPDYISPEVLKSQGGDGYYGRECDWWSVGVFLYEMLVGDTPFYADSLVGTYSKIMNHKNALTFPEDSDISNDAKNLICAFLTDREVRLGRNGVDEIKRHPFFKNDQWTWENIRETAAPVVPELSSDTDTSNFDDIEEDRGEEETFPIPKAFVGNQLPFVGFTYYSNQHLLRSSTIKTSDKRSSSTKEDKSHLENLQKRIYHLEEQLHSEMQLKDELEQKCRTSNTKIDKIMKELDEEANLRKSAEASMSLLEKDKIMLQHRFTEYQRKADQEAEKRRNLENEVSTLKEQLEDMRKISQNSQACNDKIAQLQNQLEEANDLLRAESDTAARLRKSHMEMAKSMSQLESLNRDLLERSRAADGEKGQLEKDILLLQSTLDSERRNYSQGSEEIRELQARMSGLQEDNKNLKLSLSKVEAERKQAQERSNNLEKEKNNLEIDLNYKLKTLQQRLEQEQTEHRVTRAQLTDKYESIEEAKSAAMNAVQQKMSEENGARMRAESRVVEVEKQCSMLEFDLKQSVQKMEQLMKQKERLEDEVKNLRIQVEQESSKRVLAQNDLKSRTQEVDRLRCSEKQLKQEINTALESKRSLEFQLAQLTKQYRGNEGQMRELQDQLEAEQYFSTLYKTQVKELKEEIEERNRQVQEAHKKVQELCSERDSLSAQLDLTVTKAESEQLARALQEEQYFELSQENKKAVTRHKQEIGEKEATIARLEESNKTLTKDVENLSKEKADLNEKLHTQEEEYAAQKEEIANTIKANFEKVLNTERTLKTQAVNKLAEIMNRKDMKLDQKKKGSTADLRKKEKENRKLQLELNQEKEKFNHMAIKYQKELSEMQAQLAEECTYRNELQMQLDSKESDIEQLREKLNDLQQRMDNSSVTSLQTDETDSNIAESRLEGWLSIPNRANIKRYGWKKQYVVVSSKKILFYNDELDKEQSNPSMVLDIDKLFHVRPVTQGDVYRAETEEIPRIFQILYANEGECRKEADMETVPQGDKTNCLPHKGHEFIPTLYHFPSNCEACSKPLWHVFKPPPALECRRCHVKCHKDHLDKKEDVIAPCKVNYDVTSARDMLLLALTQDEQKKWIGHLGKKIPKTPPSTFSRASPRSMSTRSGPNQSFRRNPKSNTGKLSRAQSSLQAADTTSSTC